The genomic stretch AGACTTTTCCTGTAATTGCTCTAACCGCTCAAAGCGGATATTCAGCATAAAACTCCAGCACGCGCTGCTTGAAGGTCTTGTCCCCGACCGCCAGCATATGGTCCCTGCCCTCGATGTGGAAGGCCCTGGCGTTCGGCATCAGGGCAGCGAGTTCGTCCGGCGAGCCGCCAATGTCGTCCGTGGTGCCGACCGCGACCAGCGTCGGCTGGGCGATGCGGGCAATATCATCCTCGCTGAGCAACTCCCGCGATGTGGCGATGCAGGCGGCAAGCGCCCGGCGATCGCTGCGGGTCTGGTCGGCGAAGGCGCGGAAAGAGCGGCCACGCGGATGAGTGGTGGCGGTCGGATCGTCAACAAGCAGGGCCGCGGCAATCGGATCCCAATCGCCGACGCCGTCGATCATGCCGATGCCGAGGCCGCCAAAGACCAGCGTCGCCACCTTGTCCGGATCGGACAGAG from Mesorhizobium sp. 113-3-3 encodes the following:
- a CDS encoding alpha/beta fold hydrolase, with amino-acid sequence MQFFTHDGFDLAFLDRQPASGQGDPVLMIHGFASSHYVNWVSPGWFKTLNDAGYRAIAFDNRGHGSSSKSYDEADYTPAKMASDAAALLDHLGIERAHVMGYSMGARIAAFLALSDPDKVATLVFGGLGIGMIDGVGDWDPIAAALLVDDPTATTHPRGRSFRAFADQTRSDRRALAACIATSRELLSEDDIARIAQPTLVAVGTTDDIGGSPDELAALMPNARAFHIEGRDHMLAVGDKTFKQRVLEFYAEYPL